In a single window of the uncultured Pseudodesulfovibrio sp. genome:
- a CDS encoding CBS domain-containing protein: MLVRDWMTVNVIALGVNSSVLDAAEILREKNIRQFPVIDSAGSLVGIVSDRDIRDAMPSKFIPGDAVVESGGGLYTLTAGDIMTLDPVSVPPDAAMTEVADILVKHKVGGLPVVDRGRLEGIITQLDVLRFLCSSAGSIRGGAQFGIRLDGSEGTLPDILCDLRAKGLSFTSVFTAVDPSRCGSRNAYVTIAELGDKSVEDVVELLQSKYTLLFYVAEGVTVDLV; encoded by the coding sequence ATGCTGGTCAGAGACTGGATGACGGTCAACGTCATCGCCCTGGGAGTGAATTCCTCGGTGCTGGATGCGGCCGAGATACTGAGGGAAAAGAACATCCGTCAGTTCCCGGTCATCGACAGCGCGGGCTCCCTGGTGGGCATTGTCTCCGACCGGGACATCCGCGACGCCATGCCGTCCAAGTTCATCCCCGGCGACGCCGTGGTCGAGAGCGGCGGCGGCCTGTACACCCTCACCGCCGGGGACATCATGACCCTGGATCCTGTCTCGGTACCGCCCGACGCGGCCATGACCGAAGTGGCCGACATTCTGGTCAAGCACAAGGTCGGCGGACTGCCCGTAGTGGACAGGGGCCGTCTTGAGGGGATCATCACACAACTCGACGTGCTCCGTTTTCTCTGCTCTTCGGCGGGGTCCATACGTGGCGGTGCCCAGTTCGGCATCCGCCTGGACGGCTCCGAGGGCACCCTGCCCGATATCCTCTGCGACCTGCGCGCCAAGGGGCTCTCCTTCACCAGTGTCTTCACCGCCGTGGACCCTTCCCGTTGCGGCTCCCGGAATGCCTACGTGACCATCGCCGAGCTCGGCGACAAGTCTGTCGAGGACGTCGTTGAATTGCTGCAAAGCAAATACACCTTACTCTTCTATGTAGCCGAAGGTGTGACTGTAGATCTGGTGTAA
- a CDS encoding HDOD domain-containing protein, whose product MTDEKTYESVFVARQPIFDTQNDTWGYMMLFRDSEDADHAVFTDNSEATMTLVSNLPLCDTPRSAKTRFLIHFTPEAVVRGIPHAIPWDNTVIILEELEEPDEALFVALGDLMLDGYELALNNFEGKPGCERLGELADTLIIDVEGKDQAELEAIVTRAKRFGAPRLVAKRVENAEDLERAKNAGFSLFHGFFFKRPQIESGRKISSAKATRLKLFEIIEKEEPNFDALAPAIEADVAISYRLLNFLNSANFSFATKVTSIKQAVVLTGWKPIRNWLRLIILTDLAPSEKTLELAYISAHRAKLFETAALGSGYEEDSDTLFIVGLFSLLDAMLDTDMKEITSHLPVDDEVKATLCGKKTRFTPWLDLAKAIEASDWDEVGERAAALNLLPGTVAVSYQHAFTWADAFFSSKPGKE is encoded by the coding sequence ATGACCGACGAGAAGACCTATGAATCCGTCTTCGTGGCCCGTCAGCCCATATTCGACACCCAGAATGACACCTGGGGTTATATGATGCTCTTTCGCGACAGCGAAGATGCCGACCACGCCGTATTCACCGACAATTCCGAAGCGACCATGACCCTGGTGTCCAACCTTCCTCTGTGCGACACCCCCCGAAGCGCCAAGACCCGGTTTTTGATCCACTTCACGCCTGAAGCGGTGGTCCGGGGCATCCCCCACGCCATCCCGTGGGACAACACGGTCATCATTCTGGAAGAACTCGAAGAACCGGACGAGGCCCTGTTCGTGGCACTGGGCGACCTAATGCTCGACGGGTACGAGCTGGCCCTGAACAACTTCGAAGGCAAACCCGGCTGCGAACGGCTGGGCGAGTTGGCAGACACGCTGATCATCGACGTGGAAGGCAAGGACCAGGCCGAACTCGAGGCTATTGTCACCCGCGCCAAACGGTTCGGCGCCCCCCGGCTGGTAGCCAAAAGAGTGGAGAACGCGGAAGACCTGGAGCGCGCCAAGAACGCGGGCTTCTCCCTGTTCCATGGCTTCTTCTTCAAACGCCCCCAGATCGAATCGGGCCGCAAGATAAGCTCGGCCAAGGCCACCCGGCTCAAGCTCTTCGAGATCATCGAAAAGGAGGAGCCCAACTTCGACGCCCTGGCCCCGGCCATCGAGGCGGACGTGGCTATCAGCTACCGGCTGCTCAATTTCCTCAACTCCGCCAATTTCAGCTTCGCCACCAAGGTGACCTCGATCAAGCAGGCCGTGGTCCTGACAGGCTGGAAACCCATCCGCAACTGGCTCAGGCTGATCATTCTGACCGACCTGGCCCCGTCTGAAAAGACCCTGGAACTGGCCTACATCTCGGCTCACCGGGCCAAACTCTTCGAAACCGCGGCCCTGGGCAGCGGGTATGAGGAAGACTCGGACACGCTCTTCATCGTCGGTCTGTTCTCCCTGCTGGACGCCATGCTCGACACGGACATGAAGGAGATCACCAGCCACCTGCCCGTGGACGACGAGGTCAAGGCCACCCTGTGCGGAAAGAAGACCCGGTTCACCCCCTGGCTGGACCTGGCCAAGGCCATCGAGGCCTCGGACTGGGACGAGGTCGGCGAACGAGCCGCGGCGCTGAATCTGCTGCCCGGCACCGTGGCCGTCAGCTACCAGCACGCCTTCACCTGGGCGGACGCCTTCTTCTCCTCCAAACCCGGCAAGGAATAA
- the tolR gene encoding protein TolR, whose protein sequence is MAIKTGGGFLNEINVTPFVDVMLVLLIIFMVTAPLMTQGVEVDLPTTRTVRNLPQDSEHLVLTVRKDGRIFLDEYEVSMDELEDHLKRLVAGQKKQLFLRADKEVPYGTVVQVMGEIKGAGIDKLGIVAEQPRDRDKQ, encoded by the coding sequence ATGGCGATCAAGACCGGCGGCGGCTTCCTCAACGAGATCAACGTCACGCCCTTCGTGGACGTGATGCTGGTATTGCTGATCATCTTCATGGTCACGGCTCCGCTCATGACCCAGGGGGTGGAGGTGGACCTGCCGACCACGCGCACCGTCCGCAACCTGCCCCAGGATTCCGAGCATCTGGTCCTGACCGTGCGCAAGGACGGCAGGATCTTCCTGGACGAATACGAGGTGTCCATGGACGAGCTGGAAGACCACCTCAAGCGGTTGGTGGCCGGGCAGAAGAAGCAGCTTTTCCTGCGCGCGGACAAGGAAGTTCCCTACGGCACCGTGGTTCAGGTCATGGGCGAGATCAAGGGCGCGGGCATCGACAAGCTCGGCATTGTGGCCGAACAGCCGCGCGACCGCGACAAGCAATAG
- a CDS encoding radical SAM protein → MDHQGMIIRPPSEAGSVLLQVTLGCSHGRCAFCGAYLEKRFDIKPRETVLSDILYAARQLRDQRRVFLCDGDAMILPQARLTEILSLIREHLPWVTRVGTYANAKSLKRKSDAELAELRELGLGIVYMGLESGDDAILEAMGKNGNAAFIVEQGRRAKAAGFKLNVTVINGLGGVERSLEHAEATGRALTRMDPDQVGALSLMLVPGTPLFERAQSGEFEVPDAQGILRELRGMLARTTLTRGLFLADHASNYLPLKVRLPSGKEAALDRIDRALAGMTPLRDESLRRL, encoded by the coding sequence ATGGACCATCAGGGTATGATCATACGACCGCCAAGCGAGGCCGGGTCCGTTCTGCTGCAGGTCACTCTGGGGTGTTCTCACGGTCGCTGCGCCTTTTGCGGCGCCTATCTGGAAAAGCGGTTTGACATCAAGCCGCGTGAGACCGTGCTCTCGGACATCCTCTACGCGGCCCGACAACTTCGCGATCAGCGTCGGGTGTTCCTGTGCGACGGGGACGCCATGATTCTTCCCCAGGCGCGCCTGACCGAAATCCTGTCCCTTATCCGCGAGCACCTGCCCTGGGTCACCAGAGTGGGTACATACGCCAACGCCAAGAGTCTGAAGCGCAAAAGCGACGCGGAACTGGCCGAGCTGCGCGAGCTGGGACTGGGTATTGTTTACATGGGGCTCGAGTCCGGAGACGACGCGATTCTGGAGGCGATGGGCAAGAACGGAAACGCCGCCTTCATCGTGGAGCAGGGGCGACGGGCCAAGGCGGCCGGGTTCAAGCTCAATGTCACGGTCATCAACGGGCTGGGCGGCGTGGAGCGGTCCCTGGAACACGCCGAGGCCACAGGCCGCGCCCTGACGCGCATGGACCCGGATCAGGTGGGGGCGCTCAGCCTGATGCTCGTGCCGGGTACTCCGCTGTTCGAGCGCGCCCAAAGCGGGGAGTTCGAAGTTCCGGACGCGCAGGGTATTCTGCGGGAACTGCGCGGGATGCTGGCTCGGACCACACTGACCCGCGGCCTGTTTCTGGCCGATCACGCCTCCAACTACCTGCCGCTCAAGGTCCGCCTGCCCTCGGGCAAAGAGGCGGCGCTGGACCGCATTGACCGGGCCCTGGCGGGCATGACCCCGCTCAGGGACGAGTCTCTCCGGCGGCTCTGA
- a CDS encoding MotA/TolQ/ExbB proton channel family protein, with product MNFLPDNSVLALLAGATLAVKLVMLFLGCMSLWSWTIIIIKFLTIGTARKKVLAGYAAFVEAGDLSKGIKGLGDKEHSPLARVSSLAVHEFRLLEKAGINRERKRLLVKDTLRRVLKQGISKEMRTLTRNLPFLATCANAAPFIGLFGTVWGIMHSFHSIGMAQSAALATVAPGISEALIATAIGLLVAIPATIFYNYFLGKLNEVESGMVDFAGAFLNRAEREIAWADKPERG from the coding sequence ATGAACTTTCTGCCCGACAACTCCGTTCTGGCCCTGCTTGCCGGGGCTACCCTCGCGGTCAAGCTGGTCATGCTCTTTCTTGGATGCATGTCCCTTTGGAGCTGGACCATTATTATCATCAAATTCCTCACCATCGGGACAGCCCGCAAAAAAGTCCTGGCAGGGTATGCCGCCTTTGTGGAGGCGGGCGATCTGTCCAAGGGGATCAAGGGACTGGGCGACAAGGAACATTCACCCCTGGCCCGGGTCTCGTCCCTGGCCGTGCACGAATTCCGACTGCTGGAGAAGGCCGGGATCAACCGCGAGCGCAAGCGTCTGCTGGTCAAGGACACCCTCAGGCGCGTGCTCAAACAGGGCATTTCCAAGGAAATGCGTACCCTGACCCGCAACCTGCCGTTCCTGGCCACCTGCGCCAATGCGGCTCCGTTCATCGGCCTGTTCGGCACGGTCTGGGGCATCATGCACTCGTTCCACTCCATCGGCATGGCCCAGTCCGCTGCCCTGGCCACGGTGGCGCCCGGTATCTCGGAGGCCCTCATCGCCACGGCCATCGGCCTGCTCGTGGCCATCCCGGCGACCATTTTCTACAACTATTTCCTGGGCAAGCTGAACGAGGTCGAGTCCGGCATGGTGGATTTCGCCGGAGCCTTCCTGAACCGCGCCGAACGCGAAATCGCCTGGGCCGACAAGCCCGAGCGGGGCTAG
- a CDS encoding ATP-binding protein, with amino-acid sequence MPFDKKPARPTSYVALDETSRALMDSSVESAFVMDVSGYVLAANDAAAKLFDLKPGQSLQRSNIYELLPADAADSRRAKIQEAIESVRSVRFEEEFDGRSLVHSIVPVANPWGEVNRLAVHTLDLTKLRRTDEDLRREQQRQIFFMESLPGIVYHLYPDQTIRYANRYFRRYFGSPKNRNCREALNCSGTTCSLCPPMEAMNTDRAVEWDWTDNQGRTFHLQCSPMTDSNGERMIMVLGIDITARQRAEDALKMARDKLEDRVRQRTKELERANLELTSKSQRLVTAMEKADAATRAKSSFLANMSHEIRTPLNAILGMSELALSINDQERKDRYLRRVMEAGDSLLSVINDILDFSKIEASRLTLESIDFDLRRVLGGAVDLHLIAAEEKGLELRTGLAADVPPALVGDPSRLRQIIINLVGNAIKFTETGGVTVSARPQTPADDLTPGDPVTMVFSVTDTGVGIPENKQQDIFQSFLQADDSITRKYGGTGLGLAICQLLVGLMGGELSLESKEGKGSTFTFTADLKVGDPAAVERERLEAETPPPETQPMTVLLADDNPLNRELATTLLSEQGHRVLAVKNGIEALNALREAPFDLVLMDVQMPIMDGVSATRAIRDPNSGALNPKIPIVALTAHALKGDRERFMDAGMNDYIAKPIKMRDFYSTIARVTNGRPHTPPEPKEKDRASTPPGKPFDREGALEMLGGKQALLSRMDEIFLRDVPGELEELAAYFTDRDWINAKRMAHSIKSSARTIGAQRLGAIAEQMEYLCRQQDVTSAEKELKILESDVRSALSFLTDIRKQAADTLSET; translated from the coding sequence ATGCCCTTTGATAAGAAACCCGCTCGACCCACTTCCTACGTAGCCCTGGACGAAACCTCCAGAGCGCTGATGGACTCCTCTGTTGAGTCCGCCTTCGTCATGGATGTGAGCGGATACGTGCTGGCCGCCAACGACGCCGCGGCCAAGCTTTTCGATCTCAAACCGGGGCAGAGCCTCCAGCGCTCCAACATCTATGAGCTGCTGCCTGCCGACGCCGCGGACTCCCGCAGGGCCAAGATTCAGGAGGCAATCGAGAGCGTCCGGTCAGTGCGATTCGAGGAAGAATTCGACGGCCGCTCGCTGGTCCACTCCATCGTGCCCGTGGCCAACCCCTGGGGCGAGGTCAATCGGCTGGCCGTGCACACCCTGGACCTGACCAAGCTGCGGCGCACCGACGAGGACCTGCGTCGTGAGCAGCAACGCCAGATCTTCTTCATGGAATCCCTGCCCGGCATCGTCTACCACCTCTATCCGGACCAGACCATCCGCTACGCCAACCGCTACTTCCGACGCTATTTCGGCAGCCCCAAAAACCGAAACTGCCGCGAAGCCCTCAACTGTTCGGGCACCACATGTTCCCTGTGCCCGCCCATGGAGGCCATGAACACGGACCGCGCCGTGGAGTGGGACTGGACCGACAACCAGGGACGGACTTTCCATCTGCAATGCAGCCCCATGACCGACTCCAACGGCGAGCGAATGATCATGGTGCTGGGCATCGACATCACCGCCAGGCAGCGGGCCGAGGACGCCCTGAAGATGGCTCGCGACAAGTTGGAGGACCGCGTCCGGCAGCGCACCAAGGAACTGGAAAGGGCCAACCTGGAGCTGACAAGCAAATCCCAGCGTCTGGTCACGGCCATGGAAAAGGCGGACGCCGCCACCCGCGCCAAATCCTCGTTTCTGGCCAACATGAGCCACGAGATCCGGACCCCGCTCAACGCCATCCTGGGCATGTCCGAGCTGGCCCTGTCCATCAACGACCAGGAGCGCAAGGACCGCTACCTGCGCCGGGTCATGGAGGCGGGGGACTCCCTGCTGTCCGTCATCAACGACATCCTCGACTTTTCCAAGATCGAAGCCTCCAGGCTGACCCTGGAATCCATCGACTTCGACCTGCGCCGGGTCCTCGGCGGCGCGGTGGACCTGCACCTCATCGCGGCCGAGGAAAAGGGCCTTGAATTGCGGACCGGCCTGGCCGCGGACGTCCCGCCCGCCCTTGTGGGCGATCCCTCGCGGTTACGCCAGATCATCATCAATCTGGTGGGCAACGCCATCAAATTCACCGAGACCGGCGGGGTGACCGTGAGCGCCCGGCCCCAGACTCCCGCCGACGACCTCACGCCCGGCGACCCGGTGACCATGGTCTTTTCCGTGACCGACACCGGCGTGGGCATCCCGGAAAACAAGCAACAGGACATTTTCCAGTCCTTCCTTCAGGCCGACGACTCCATCACCCGCAAATACGGAGGCACCGGGCTGGGGCTGGCCATCTGCCAGCTTCTGGTCGGGCTCATGGGCGGCGAACTCTCCCTGGAAAGCAAGGAAGGCAAGGGCAGCACCTTCACCTTTACCGCCGACCTCAAGGTCGGCGATCCCGCCGCCGTGGAACGGGAACGGCTCGAAGCAGAGACCCCGCCCCCGGAAACACAGCCCATGACCGTGCTCCTGGCCGACGACAACCCGCTCAACAGGGAACTGGCCACCACCCTGCTCAGCGAGCAGGGGCACCGTGTTCTGGCCGTGAAAAACGGTATCGAGGCCCTGAACGCGCTGCGCGAGGCACCCTTTGACCTGGTGCTCATGGATGTCCAGATGCCCATCATGGACGGCGTCTCGGCCACCCGCGCCATCCGCGACCCCAACTCCGGCGCGCTGAACCCGAAGATCCCCATTGTGGCCCTGACCGCACACGCGCTGAAGGGCGACCGCGAACGGTTCATGGACGCGGGCATGAACGACTACATCGCAAAGCCCATCAAGATGCGGGACTTCTACAGCACCATCGCCAGGGTCACCAACGGCCGCCCGCACACCCCACCGGAGCCGAAGGAGAAAGACCGCGCCTCAACGCCCCCGGGCAAGCCCTTTGACCGCGAAGGCGCCCTTGAGATGCTCGGCGGCAAGCAGGCCCTCCTGAGCCGCATGGACGAAATTTTCCTGCGCGACGTGCCCGGCGAACTCGAGGAACTGGCCGCCTACTTCACCGACCGGGACTGGATCAACGCCAAGCGCATGGCGCACTCCATCAAAAGCTCGGCCCGCACCATCGGCGCGCAACGGCTCGGGGCCATTGCCGAACAGATGGAGTACCTCTGCCGACAGCAGGATGTTACGTCTGCCGAAAAAGAATTGAAAATCCTTGAATCGGATGTCCGGTCCGCGCTAAGCTTCCTAACCGATATCCGGAAACAGGCTGCGGACACCCTCTCTGAAACGTAA
- a CDS encoding response regulator → MKILILAGNQVDDRDLDMIPEGHERTVVRQAKVLRGVRQLEKEDADLVLFMPDEDDDSWSRGVSRVLEEYGGQSIVLVRDSSLEAEALALGAFECLVLGPQTRECLVRCFRHLQGRLEIESQLRSRKELFEWMERIDSFGSWEMGEDGEILWSKGLRRIYGLEKVPGCKLSILRNHVHPDDLDVFDRANEATFEQGWPLDFEYRVVDDEGKIRHLHANREVELGPGGNIVRAWGMARDVSLQKEFEELLFRRDAILQVLTNFASRFLRKVDWNGGVDEALAKLGKVTGVTRIYLFNKHTGPEGEERLSLHNEWSAEWVAPLSAMPLSRDLAISPRYDTWRAAMLKRKVVTGHVKHFRKEERTLFSASGAKSVMILPVFAGNIWWGFLGLSEHRHERDWLPVEIESMMLAANLFGSAIHYGDMSRKLVDANRSAEEASSAALEANMAKSMFLANMSHEIRTPISGILGMAEMMVTTGLTEAQREHMDMIRDASNSLLNIVNDILDISKIEAGRMELKPEDFTFRTALETSVRSFGPQAELNGLVFRYSVAEDVPERLNGDPDRLGQVLWNLIGNALKFTPRGMVELSVELSHMESGRACLQFKVRDTGVGIPEDKLDAIFDSFTQADSSLRKKHQGTGLGLTISRQLVNMMGGEIGVESVVDQGSTFFFTAWFGLAKAPEPQPAPARARSPRTLHLNILLADDNPMNRKYLEHFLTMFGHTVTTAENGVQALDVLREKGKTIDVVLMDVQMPEMSGLEATRAIRESDGRLYDRNIPIIALTAYAMKGDRERMLDAGMDDYVSKPVDMHKLSEAIVRSTADRVARKDVLCRVSPAQPVPKAANKVEVVLDVDSLTQRFEGNMDLYKDILDLFLLEAKVKREELHLGLEAMDAKAVAAALHSITNISSHVLAMDVVTESRSLEKLCYCGEMDDVKKRVEGLLPRFDALVKAVENEAARL, encoded by the coding sequence GTGAAAATACTGATCTTGGCGGGCAATCAGGTGGACGATCGGGATCTGGACATGATCCCGGAGGGCCATGAACGGACGGTGGTCCGCCAGGCCAAAGTGCTGCGGGGCGTTCGCCAGCTGGAAAAGGAGGACGCCGACCTGGTCCTGTTCATGCCCGATGAGGATGATGACTCCTGGTCTCGGGGCGTGAGTCGTGTTCTCGAGGAATACGGGGGGCAGTCCATCGTCCTGGTTCGCGATTCGAGCCTGGAAGCCGAGGCCCTGGCTTTGGGAGCCTTTGAATGCCTGGTGCTGGGGCCGCAGACGCGCGAGTGCCTGGTCCGGTGCTTCCGCCATCTCCAAGGTCGTCTGGAGATTGAAAGCCAGCTCCGGTCCCGCAAGGAATTGTTCGAGTGGATGGAGCGCATAGACTCCTTCGGAAGCTGGGAGATGGGCGAGGACGGAGAGATTCTCTGGTCGAAAGGGTTGCGCCGAATATACGGTTTGGAAAAGGTCCCGGGTTGCAAGCTGTCCATCCTGCGCAATCATGTCCATCCGGACGATCTGGATGTCTTTGACCGAGCCAATGAGGCCACCTTCGAGCAGGGCTGGCCCCTTGATTTCGAGTATCGCGTGGTGGACGATGAAGGGAAAATCCGCCACCTGCACGCCAACCGGGAAGTCGAGCTGGGCCCTGGCGGCAACATCGTGCGCGCCTGGGGCATGGCCCGTGACGTGTCTCTGCAAAAGGAGTTCGAGGAGCTGCTCTTCCGGCGGGACGCCATCCTCCAGGTCCTGACCAACTTCGCCAGCCGTTTTTTGCGCAAGGTGGATTGGAACGGCGGGGTGGACGAGGCTCTGGCCAAGCTCGGCAAGGTCACGGGCGTGACGCGCATCTACCTTTTCAACAAGCACACCGGCCCGGAAGGCGAGGAAAGGCTCTCTCTGCATAATGAATGGTCCGCAGAGTGGGTCGCGCCGCTGAGCGCCATGCCCTTGAGCCGGGATCTGGCGATCTCGCCTCGTTACGATACCTGGCGCGCGGCCATGCTCAAACGCAAGGTGGTTACCGGGCATGTGAAGCACTTCCGAAAGGAGGAGCGTACATTGTTCTCGGCCTCGGGGGCCAAGTCGGTCATGATCCTGCCGGTCTTTGCGGGCAATATCTGGTGGGGATTTTTGGGGTTGTCAGAGCATCGCCACGAGCGAGACTGGCTGCCTGTGGAGATAGAATCCATGATGCTTGCCGCCAACCTTTTCGGCTCGGCCATTCATTACGGCGACATGAGCCGCAAGCTGGTGGATGCCAACCGGTCAGCCGAGGAGGCTTCCAGCGCCGCGCTTGAGGCGAACATGGCCAAGTCCATGTTCCTGGCGAACATGAGCCATGAGATCCGCACCCCCATCAGCGGCATTCTGGGCATGGCCGAGATGATGGTCACCACCGGCCTCACCGAGGCGCAGCGGGAACACATGGACATGATCCGCGACGCCAGCAACTCCCTGCTGAACATCGTCAACGACATCCTGGACATTTCCAAGATCGAGGCGGGGCGCATGGAGCTAAAGCCCGAAGATTTCACTTTCCGGACCGCGCTCGAAACCAGTGTGCGCTCCTTCGGCCCCCAGGCCGAACTCAACGGCCTGGTCTTCCGCTATTCCGTGGCCGAAGACGTGCCCGAACGGCTCAACGGCGATCCGGACAGGCTGGGTCAGGTCCTGTGGAACCTCATCGGCAACGCGCTCAAGTTCACGCCACGCGGCATGGTTGAGCTGTCCGTGGAGCTTTCCCACATGGAGTCCGGGAGGGCCTGCCTCCAGTTCAAGGTCCGCGATACCGGTGTAGGCATCCCGGAGGACAAGCTCGACGCGATTTTCGACAGCTTCACCCAGGCTGACAGTTCCCTGCGCAAGAAGCACCAGGGGACCGGACTCGGGCTGACCATCTCCCGCCAGCTGGTCAACATGATGGGCGGCGAGATCGGCGTGGAATCGGTAGTGGACCAGGGCAGCACCTTCTTCTTCACCGCCTGGTTCGGACTGGCCAAGGCGCCGGAGCCGCAGCCTGCCCCGGCCAGAGCTCGTTCCCCGCGCACCCTGCATCTGAACATCCTGTTGGCCGACGACAATCCCATGAACAGGAAATACCTGGAACATTTCCTGACTATGTTCGGCCATACCGTGACCACCGCTGAAAACGGCGTTCAGGCCCTGGATGTCCTTCGGGAGAAGGGAAAGACCATAGACGTGGTCCTCATGGACGTGCAAATGCCCGAAATGAGCGGTCTTGAAGCCACCCGGGCCATCCGGGAATCCGACGGCCGCCTCTATGACCGCAACATTCCGATTATCGCCCTGACCGCCTACGCCATGAAGGGCGATCGCGAGCGCATGCTCGACGCGGGCATGGACGATTACGTCAGCAAGCCCGTGGACATGCACAAGCTGTCCGAGGCCATTGTCCGTAGTACGGCCGACAGAGTCGCCCGAAAGGATGTTCTTTGCCGGGTGTCCCCGGCTCAGCCCGTGCCGAAGGCGGCCAACAAGGTCGAGGTCGTCCTGGACGTGGACAGTCTGACCCAACGGTTCGAGGGCAACATGGACCTGTACAAGGACATCCTCGACCTTTTCCTCCTTGAGGCAAAGGTCAAGCGCGAAGAGCTTCACCTTGGGCTCGAGGCCATGGACGCCAAGGCCGTGGCTGCCGCCCTGCATTCCATCACCAACATTTCCAGCCATGTCCTGGCCATGGACGTGGTCACTGAATCCCGTTCGTTGGAAAAATTATGTTATTGCGGCGAGATGGATGACGTAAAGAAGAGGGTCGAGGGACTCCTGCCCCGCTTCGACGCACTGGTCAAGGCCGTTGAGAACGAGGCCGCGCGACTGTAA
- a CDS encoding response regulator, giving the protein MKTILVVDDAPMIRELLKSVLEAEGFNVIEAADGEEAIHICHDTPIDLSIIDIFLPKKGGLQVMGELIKADSAHKFIAISGGEAFNPEAIVELAKVYDVVDTFTKPIDTRRLVEVVRNALAD; this is encoded by the coding sequence ATGAAAACCATCCTCGTCGTCGACGACGCCCCCATGATCCGGGAACTGCTCAAATCGGTTCTCGAGGCCGAAGGCTTTAACGTGATCGAGGCCGCGGACGGCGAAGAAGCCATCCACATCTGTCACGACACCCCCATCGACTTGTCCATCATCGATATTTTCCTGCCCAAGAAAGGCGGGCTCCAGGTCATGGGAGAACTCATCAAGGCCGACAGCGCCCACAAGTTCATCGCCATCTCCGGCGGCGAAGCCTTCAACCCCGAAGCCATCGTCGAACTCGCCAAGGTCTACGACGTGGTCGATACCTTCACCAAACCCATCGACACCCGCCGCCTCGTCGAAGTCGTCCGCAACGCCCTGGCCGACTAG
- a CDS encoding amidohydrolase family protein — MALSRRAFLTLLAGTSLFAPSALAAGTDETFALAGTVYPGRGAPLPGHAVLVRQGRIEDVVPIREVNDRPVFATGNGSILPGVINAHCHNLHTADERRARWLEHGVTAIGDAASPLKFLTALQDSPAGQTATASACGPMLCPPGGYPLPIHSPDHALAVASTGQGSDAVKRLADLGVRRIKIAFEPGTLPKPWPVFDPTVARAICDTAHRLGLGVRCHVEDLSGLEPALDAGVDYIEHVPYRWHDRGTIRPVIDPDNAPVPHYRKLLERMTRDRVIMTPTLDVFTRTPWNGPSLFAPVRAFHAMGGRIALGNDFPYRRTDAGMPVQEMKLLAKAGLDESAVIEAATSTAAEVCGFTNRGRIAPGMAADLLAVRGYPTPDALQDPVHIVKDGVFIR; from the coding sequence ATGGCCCTGTCCCGGCGCGCGTTCCTGACCCTGTTGGCCGGAACGAGCCTGTTTGCGCCCTCCGCCCTGGCCGCCGGGACGGATGAAACCTTCGCACTGGCCGGTACCGTCTACCCAGGCCGGGGTGCACCACTGCCCGGACATGCCGTGCTCGTCCGTCAGGGCCGCATCGAGGATGTGGTCCCGATCCGGGAGGTCAACGACCGTCCGGTTTTCGCGACCGGGAACGGCTCTATCCTGCCAGGCGTTATCAACGCCCATTGCCACAACCTGCACACCGCCGATGAACGGCGTGCGCGTTGGCTCGAGCACGGCGTGACCGCAATCGGCGACGCGGCTTCACCGCTCAAATTTCTGACCGCGCTTCAGGACTCGCCTGCCGGACAAACAGCCACCGCCTCCGCCTGCGGCCCCATGCTCTGCCCGCCCGGCGGCTACCCTCTGCCCATACACAGCCCGGACCACGCCCTGGCCGTTGCCTCGACAGGGCAAGGCTCAGACGCGGTCAAACGGCTGGCCGATCTGGGCGTGAGACGCATCAAGATCGCCTTTGAGCCGGGAACATTGCCGAAACCGTGGCCCGTATTCGACCCGACCGTCGCCCGGGCCATCTGCGACACGGCCCACCGCCTCGGGCTGGGCGTGCGCTGTCATGTGGAAGATTTGTCCGGCCTGGAACCGGCACTCGACGCCGGAGTGGACTACATCGAGCACGTCCCCTACCGCTGGCACGATCGTGGGACCATCCGGCCTGTCATCGACCCTGATAACGCCCCTGTACCCCATTACCGAAAACTGCTCGAACGGATGACCCGCGATCGGGTGATCATGACCCCGACCCTGGACGTGTTCACCCGTACCCCATGGAACGGGCCGAGCCTGTTTGCGCCGGTCCGCGCCTTCCATGCCATGGGCGGGCGCATCGCCCTGGGCAACGACTTTCCCTACCGGCGCACCGACGCGGGCATGCCGGTGCAAGAGATGAAACTGCTGGCAAAAGCAGGGCTGGACGAATCGGCGGTTATCGAGGCGGCCACATCCACTGCGGCCGAGGTTTGCGGTTTTACGAACCGGGGCCGCATCGCGCCGGGCATGGCCGCCGACCTGCTGGCCGTGCGCGGATACCCTACGCCGGACGCGCTGCAAGACCCCGTGCACATCGTCAAGGACGGGGTCTTCATCCGCTGA